A single Pseudomonas sp. DC1.2 DNA region contains:
- the gspD gene encoding type II secretion system secretin GspD, which yields MKWSGSNYARTAAPFLLLALGACSSQTPSNPPPLLVDSELGRPLANTQRSGDALLDRQRMQRETPPRPQHKISNPSRSGGSSGSSTQASHPLGDQPVTLNFVEADIQAVVRALSRSTGQQFLVDPRVKGNLTLVSEGQVPAHQAYDMLLAALRMQGFSVVDVGGVAQVVPEADAKLLGGPIYSADKPAGNGMLTRTFRLQYENAVNLIPVLRPIVSPNNPINAYPGNNTIVITDYAENLTRVAQIIAGIDTPSAIDTDVVQIQNGIAVDIAGMVSQLLEQPGNDPTQKISVIGDPRSNAIIIRAGSPERTELARNLIYKLDNAQSNPSNLHVVYLRNAQAAKLAQALRGLLTGESDSGTGNTARSTLSGMGGNASGGGQSAQSSGQSSNGSQSSTSGNSTGGSVYGQGASASSSQIGGQQNDQSVAFSAGGVTIQADATTNTLLISAPDPLYRNLREVIDMLDQRRAQVVIESLIVEVSEDDANEFGVQWQTGNLAGNGVIGGANLGGSGINVNGKTSVDVLPGGLSVGFLNGTVDIPGIGKVMDLKVLAHALKSKGGTNVLSTPNLLTLDNEAASIFVGQTIPFVSGSYVTGGGTSNNPFQTVTREEVGLKLNVRPQISEGGTVKLDIYQEVSSIDARASSSVAAAGIVTNKRAIDTSILLDDGQIMVLGGLLQDGYSQSNEAVPWLSTIPGIGALFRNERRATTKTNLMVFLRPYIIRDSGAGRAITLNRYDFMRRAQGGLQPERSWSMPDMQAPQLPTAAQGVPASVPASVPASNTQPRATLRAVPTAGGTVQ from the coding sequence ATGAAGTGGTCAGGTTCCAATTACGCACGCACGGCCGCGCCGTTTCTGTTGTTGGCGCTGGGGGCGTGCAGCTCGCAAACGCCGTCTAACCCGCCACCGTTGCTGGTTGACAGTGAACTCGGGCGGCCGCTGGCCAACACCCAGCGCAGTGGCGATGCCTTGCTCGATCGCCAACGAATGCAGAGAGAAACACCGCCACGGCCGCAGCACAAAATCAGCAACCCCTCGCGCAGCGGCGGTTCCAGTGGCAGTAGCACGCAGGCGAGTCATCCGCTGGGCGATCAACCGGTCACGCTGAATTTCGTCGAGGCCGACATCCAAGCGGTGGTGCGGGCGTTGTCGCGTTCCACCGGGCAGCAGTTTCTGGTTGATCCTCGGGTCAAGGGCAACTTGACGCTGGTCAGCGAAGGCCAGGTCCCTGCGCATCAGGCCTACGACATGTTGCTGGCAGCGTTGCGCATGCAGGGTTTCAGCGTGGTTGATGTCGGTGGTGTCGCTCAGGTGGTGCCCGAAGCCGACGCCAAGTTGCTCGGTGGGCCGATCTACAGCGCCGACAAACCGGCCGGTAACGGCATGCTCACCCGCACGTTTCGCTTGCAGTACGAAAACGCGGTGAACCTGATTCCGGTGTTGCGCCCGATTGTCTCGCCGAACAACCCGATCAATGCGTACCCCGGCAACAACACCATTGTGATCACCGACTATGCGGAGAACCTGACGCGCGTGGCACAGATCATCGCCGGCATCGACACCCCGAGCGCCATCGACACCGACGTAGTACAGATCCAGAACGGCATCGCGGTGGACATCGCCGGCATGGTCTCGCAGTTGCTGGAACAACCGGGCAATGACCCGACCCAAAAAATCTCGGTCATTGGTGATCCACGCTCCAACGCGATTATCATTCGGGCCGGCAGCCCGGAGCGCACCGAGCTGGCGCGCAATCTGATCTACAAACTCGACAACGCCCAAAGCAACCCAAGCAACCTGCACGTGGTGTACCTGCGCAATGCTCAGGCAGCGAAACTGGCTCAGGCGTTACGCGGTTTGCTCACTGGGGAAAGCGACAGCGGCACGGGCAACACCGCGCGTTCGACGCTCAGTGGCATGGGTGGCAATGCCAGCGGCGGCGGGCAAAGCGCTCAAAGCAGCGGTCAAAGCAGCAACGGTAGCCAAAGTTCGACGTCCGGCAACAGCACGGGCGGGAGCGTTTATGGCCAAGGCGCGAGTGCTTCATCCAGTCAGATCGGTGGCCAGCAGAATGACCAGAGCGTGGCCTTCAGTGCTGGCGGCGTGACCATTCAGGCCGATGCCACTACGAATACCTTGCTGATTTCCGCCCCGGATCCGCTGTACCGCAACCTGCGCGAAGTCATCGACATGCTCGACCAGCGTCGTGCGCAAGTGGTGATCGAAAGCCTGATCGTCGAAGTCAGCGAAGACGATGCCAATGAGTTTGGCGTGCAATGGCAGACCGGCAACCTGGCGGGCAACGGCGTGATCGGCGGGGCGAATCTGGGCGGTTCAGGGATCAACGTCAACGGCAAGACCAGTGTCGATGTGTTGCCTGGCGGCTTGAGCGTCGGGTTTCTCAACGGCACGGTGGACATCCCCGGTATTGGCAAGGTCATGGACCTCAAAGTGCTGGCCCACGCGCTCAAGAGCAAGGGCGGCACCAACGTGCTGTCGACGCCGAACCTGCTGACCCTGGACAACGAAGCGGCGAGTATTTTCGTTGGCCAGACCATCCCGTTTGTCAGCGGTAGCTACGTGACCGGCGGCGGCACCAGCAACAACCCGTTCCAGACCGTGACCCGCGAAGAGGTTGGTTTGAAGCTTAACGTGCGGCCACAGATTTCCGAGGGGGGCACCGTCAAGCTCGATATCTATCAGGAAGTCAGCAGCATTGATGCGCGCGCTTCGAGCAGCGTGGCCGCTGCCGGCATCGTCACCAACAAACGCGCAATCGACACCAGCATCCTGCTCGATGACGGGCAAATCATGGTGCTTGGCGGCTTGCTGCAAGATGGTTACAGCCAAAGCAACGAAGCCGTGCCGTGGCTGTCGACTATCCCCGGAATCGGTGCGCTGTTTCGCAACGAGCGTCGAGCGACGACCAAGACCAACTTGATGGTGTTCCTGCGGCCTTACATCATTCGTGACAGCGGCGCGGGGCGAGCGATCACCCTCAACCGCTACGACTTCATGCGCCGCGCCCAGGGCGGGCTGCAACCAGAACGCAGCTGGTCGATGCCCGACATGCAGGCGCCGCAACTGCCGACGGCGGCGCAGGGTGTGCCGGCGTCGGTGCCGGCGTCGGTGCCGGCGTCGAATACGCAGCCGAGAGCAACCCTTCGCGCGGTGCCGACCGCAGGAGGGACGGTGCAATGA
- the gspM gene encoding type II secretion system protein GspM encodes MNKPSMTAYRRRWQHLNGRSRVIWQGLALREKRMVAGTALVLAGLLIWLLLIQPPLKKIDYWQVETPKLRTQAQTLDALLREVVTPSSGQSLEQSLQHTLDASGLAGHYRLQATGGAWQLTFEDAPAAAVIGWLLGNPKQFSLEVVEARLQRAGEVTADDTAGTLSGTVRMDQAQGAKEAS; translated from the coding sequence ATGAATAAGCCCTCTATGACGGCTTACCGCCGCCGTTGGCAGCACCTTAACGGTCGCTCTCGGGTGATCTGGCAAGGCCTGGCTTTGCGTGAGAAACGCATGGTTGCGGGCACTGCGCTGGTACTCGCAGGGTTGTTGATCTGGTTGCTGTTGATCCAGCCACCCCTGAAAAAAATCGATTACTGGCAGGTCGAAACACCGAAGTTGCGTACACAGGCGCAAACGCTGGATGCGTTGTTGCGTGAGGTCGTAACCCCATCGTCCGGGCAAAGCCTTGAACAGTCCTTGCAGCACACTCTCGACGCCAGCGGTCTGGCTGGGCACTACCGGTTGCAGGCCACCGGCGGCGCGTGGCAGTTGACGTTTGAAGACGCACCGGCCGCTGCGGTGATCGGTTGGCTGCTGGGCAACCCCAAGCAGTTTTCTCTGGAAGTGGTCGAGGCTCGTTTGCAGCGTGCAGGCGAGGTCACGGCTGATGACACGGCAGGCACTCTGTCGGGAACCGTTCGCATGGATCAGGCGCAGGGCGCTAAGGAAGCTTCATGA
- the gspL gene encoding type II secretion system protein GspL yields MSQLRVALPPLAQLSLDSVVAFAWLDRQGQLTREGHSTLLQLALRGKTPAIAFFLHPQDSVLASIDLPLLPSAKTSAAVQCAAQSLILGDCAQMHVAHSPRDTQGRVHIAWLSRQGLAHFGQLLRLAHLNVRGLYPAAYALPSHDVPVACLYEGHLLVRYTLEHAVVHPAIDEALSDLLLEAGPGLQWVGAAADFPVSCLPAEQRWAGPLPGWGLHGGLQQRSRHQPGWGRAAACCAVALAVWTLGLNLYAARQAAQGQRLKTEMSQRVKQAFPELPVILNPLQQARQQLAARQTGATADATPTFASMVLQAANTLPSMAGSVQRLLYENGELQLSLLQDARRHSTDKTWQAALAQAGIAVSATDEGWVLRPASQVPAGDANAGTGADDE; encoded by the coding sequence ATGAGCCAGCTAAGAGTGGCTTTGCCGCCGCTGGCGCAACTGTCTCTGGACAGTGTTGTGGCGTTCGCCTGGCTGGATCGTCAGGGCCAGCTGACACGTGAGGGTCACAGCACCCTGCTGCAATTGGCCCTGCGCGGCAAAACCCCGGCCATCGCGTTTTTCCTGCACCCCCAGGACAGCGTGTTGGCGAGCATCGACTTACCCTTGCTGCCCTCGGCCAAAACCAGCGCAGCGGTGCAGTGTGCGGCGCAGTCGCTGATCCTCGGCGACTGCGCGCAGATGCACGTTGCCCATAGCCCTCGGGACACTCAAGGGCGGGTGCATATCGCCTGGCTCTCTCGGCAAGGGCTGGCCCACTTCGGCCAACTCCTGCGTCTGGCGCATTTGAACGTGCGTGGGTTGTACCCGGCCGCCTACGCATTGCCCAGCCATGATGTACCCGTGGCCTGTCTCTATGAAGGTCATTTGCTGGTGCGTTACACCCTTGAACACGCGGTGGTTCACCCGGCCATTGATGAGGCACTGAGCGATCTTTTGCTAGAGGCCGGCCCAGGCTTGCAGTGGGTGGGCGCCGCCGCCGATTTTCCGGTGAGCTGTTTACCGGCTGAACAACGCTGGGCCGGCCCGTTGCCCGGATGGGGGTTGCACGGCGGTCTTCAGCAACGTAGCCGCCATCAACCGGGGTGGGGGCGTGCCGCTGCCTGTTGCGCAGTGGCACTGGCGGTCTGGACCTTGGGGCTGAACCTGTACGCCGCCCGCCAAGCGGCGCAAGGGCAACGGCTCAAAACCGAGATGAGTCAGCGGGTGAAGCAGGCTTTTCCTGAGTTGCCGGTGATTCTCAACCCGCTGCAACAGGCCCGTCAGCAATTGGCCGCGCGGCAGACGGGGGCGACCGCCGACGCCACCCCGACATTCGCCAGCATGGTGCTGCAAGCCGCAAACACGCTGCCGTCCATGGCCGGTAGCGTGCAACGTCTGCTCTATGAAAACGGCGAGCTGCAACTGAGCCTGCTGCAAGACGCACGCCGCCACAGCACCGACAAGACCTGGCAGGCCGCATTGGCGCAGGCCGGGATTGCCGTCAGCGCCACGGATGAGGGCTGGGTGTTGCGTCCGGCCTCGCAAGTGCCGGCGGGTGACGCGAACGCAGGCACTGGAGCCGATGATGAATAA
- the gspK gene encoding type II secretion system minor pseudopilin GspK, giving the protein MKTYSPTAASQRGMAIISALLIAAVVAVIAGGMLSRQTVFTRALEAEQSRVQGAWMLQGALEISRQWLWDAQQREPLIRLDQPWAQPLVMGPLGVGSRGFEGRLDDEQGKFNLRNLVANERIDEEQLGHFQRLCELLGLNATLSQRISQRVIASYPRLLNPDLANQAPLNHGFDSGRSTSPNAARKPLPPTRPMLRRVEDLRGIEGITEAVLAKVTPFITILPANTWLNSNTATAPVLAAYVPGLSIERAQALIAERDAGQWFINRGDFVNRLRMPQLELTTIKVGITSDWFRLRGQAGGEQRRVSLDALLQRSADRLPRVIWSRVGV; this is encoded by the coding sequence ATGAAAACCTATTCGCCGACAGCGGCGAGCCAGCGCGGAATGGCAATCATCAGCGCGCTGCTAATTGCCGCGGTGGTGGCGGTGATTGCCGGCGGTATGCTGAGCCGCCAGACCGTCTTTACGCGTGCTCTGGAAGCCGAGCAATCACGGGTGCAGGGCGCCTGGATGCTGCAAGGTGCGCTGGAGATCAGCCGGCAATGGCTGTGGGATGCACAGCAACGCGAGCCCTTGATCCGACTCGACCAGCCGTGGGCGCAGCCGTTGGTGATGGGGCCGTTGGGGGTGGGTAGCCGTGGTTTCGAAGGGCGGCTGGATGACGAACAGGGCAAGTTCAACTTGCGCAACCTGGTGGCCAACGAGCGCATCGATGAAGAACAGTTGGGCCATTTTCAGCGTCTGTGCGAGTTGCTCGGTCTCAACGCTACGCTGAGCCAGCGCATCAGTCAGCGGGTCATCGCTTCCTATCCGCGACTGCTCAACCCCGACCTGGCAAACCAGGCACCCCTCAACCATGGTTTTGACAGCGGTCGCAGCACCTCGCCCAATGCCGCGCGTAAACCCCTGCCGCCCACGCGACCGATGTTGCGCCGGGTGGAGGATTTGCGCGGTATCGAAGGCATTACCGAGGCGGTGTTGGCGAAAGTGACCCCGTTCATCACCATTCTCCCGGCCAACACCTGGCTCAACAGCAATACCGCCACGGCGCCGGTATTGGCCGCGTATGTGCCCGGCCTGTCAATCGAACGCGCCCAAGCGTTAATTGCCGAGCGCGACGCGGGCCAGTGGTTTATCAATCGGGGCGACTTCGTCAATCGTCTGCGTATGCCGCAGTTGGAGTTGACGACGATTAAAGTCGGCATCACCAGTGACTGGTTTCGTCTGCGCGGCCAGGCTGGCGGTGAACAGCGTCGGGTCAGCCTTGACGCCTTGCTGCAACGCAGCGCGGATCGCCTGCCTCGGGTGATCTGGTCGCGGGTAGGCGTATGA
- the gspG gene encoding type II secretion system major pseudopilin GspG, translating to MDIAHFKLHPRTPRLPRGQKGFTLIEIMVVVVILGILAAMVVPKVLDRPDQARATAAKQDIAGLMQALKLYRLDHGTYPSMTQGLKVLVERPADAKNSNWRSYLERLPNDPWGRPYHYLNPGANGEVDIFSLGADGQPDGDGVNADIGSWQL from the coding sequence ATGGATATCGCGCACTTCAAATTGCACCCCCGCACGCCACGCCTGCCCCGTGGACAGAAGGGATTCACCCTGATCGAGATCATGGTGGTGGTGGTCATCCTGGGGATTCTGGCAGCGATGGTCGTGCCCAAGGTGCTGGACCGTCCTGACCAGGCCAGGGCCACGGCCGCCAAACAGGATATCGCCGGGTTGATGCAGGCCTTGAAGCTGTATCGCCTGGACCACGGCACTTACCCGAGCATGACCCAAGGTTTGAAAGTGTTGGTGGAACGCCCGGCGGATGCCAAGAACAGCAACTGGCGTTCGTACCTGGAGCGCCTGCCCAATGATCCGTGGGGCCGTCCTTACCACTACCTGAATCCGGGGGCTAACGGTGAAGTCGATATCTTCTCGCTGGGCGCTGACGGTCAGCCTGACGGCGACGGTGTGAATGCCGATATCGGCTCCTGGCAGTTGTAA
- the gspI gene encoding type II secretion system minor pseudopilin GspI, whose protein sequence is MPHPPRQAGFTLIEVLVALAIIAVAMSAAVRVAGLMTQSNGLLRDRSIALLAAQSRLAELRLEPRLTLGQRTIECDQGRLLLRCEQAVAYAQNGRLLRVGVQVFDRSHEAPPLARLDTLLSRPVPK, encoded by the coding sequence ATGCCACACCCTCCGCGACAAGCCGGTTTTACCCTGATTGAAGTGCTCGTGGCGCTGGCGATTATTGCCGTGGCGATGTCGGCGGCAGTGCGGGTGGCAGGGTTGATGACCCAGAGCAATGGCCTGCTACGCGATCGGTCGATTGCGCTACTGGCGGCACAGAGTCGGCTCGCCGAGTTGCGCCTCGAACCCAGACTGACGCTGGGACAACGAACCATCGAGTGTGATCAGGGACGGTTGTTGCTGCGCTGTGAACAGGCCGTTGCCTACGCGCAAAATGGCCGGTTATTGCGGGTCGGGGTGCAAGTGTTCGACCGTAGCCACGAGGCGCCGCCCCTGGCCCGGCTCGATACTTTGCTGAGTCGGCCGGTGCCGAAGTGA
- a CDS encoding type II secretion system protein N has translation MSFIERFTAPQWVQSIALLAALAGIATWSSLLLMSAESRNPDLSPSLSAAHSDNPALQWFSNQPAPVEIKVSGVMAGSRGAVAILSLNGGAPRSFLLGERVSPRVTVVAIEGDAVVIERGTQRTRVLLDKLPEAAGLPILTRE, from the coding sequence ATGTCATTTATCGAGCGGTTCACCGCACCGCAGTGGGTCCAGTCAATCGCCTTGCTGGCGGCACTGGCCGGCATCGCCACCTGGTCATCGTTGCTGCTGATGTCCGCTGAGTCACGCAACCCGGACCTATCGCCGTCACTGAGCGCCGCCCATAGCGACAACCCGGCATTGCAGTGGTTTTCCAATCAGCCGGCGCCGGTCGAGATCAAAGTCAGTGGCGTGATGGCCGGCAGTCGTGGCGCGGTGGCAATCCTTAGCCTCAATGGGGGCGCTCCCCGCAGCTTTTTACTCGGAGAACGGGTTAGCCCTCGGGTGACGGTGGTCGCCATTGAAGGTGATGCGGTCGTCATCGAACGGGGTACACAGCGAACCCGCGTGCTGCTCGATAAACTGCCGGAGGCAGCGGGTTTGCCGATTCTGACGCGCGAGTAG
- the gspH gene encoding type II secretion system minor pseudopilin GspH, which produces MKGFKQDGFTLIELMVVLVIIGIASAAVSLSIKPDPLHLLRKDAERVAQLLQVAQAEARADGRPITWRADAKGFRFSRRDDLGTGVDHFNNDPQLRPRTWQTPALEVRLQPRQTLVLNAEWVNPPVQLQLSDGINSIAVQRNAAGQVSVK; this is translated from the coding sequence ATGAAGGGCTTCAAACAAGATGGCTTTACGCTGATTGAGTTGATGGTGGTATTGGTGATCATCGGCATCGCCAGCGCGGCGGTCAGCCTGAGCATCAAACCGGACCCGTTGCACCTGCTGCGCAAAGACGCCGAGCGTGTTGCGCAATTGCTGCAAGTGGCGCAAGCCGAAGCCCGGGCCGATGGCCGGCCGATTACCTGGCGGGCAGATGCCAAGGGCTTTCGCTTCAGCCGCCGCGATGACCTTGGCACAGGCGTCGACCACTTCAACAACGACCCACAACTGCGGCCACGCACCTGGCAAACCCCGGCGTTGGAGGTGCGACTGCAACCCCGGCAAACACTGGTGTTGAACGCCGAATGGGTCAATCCGCCCGTGCAACTGCAACTCTCGGACGGAATCAACAGCATCGCCGTGCAACGCAACGCCGCCGGCCAGGTCAGCGTGAAATGA
- a CDS encoding prepilin-type N-terminal cleavage/methylation domain-containing protein — translation MKRQQGFTLIEVMVAIMLMAIVSVIAWRGLDSVTRADAHLQASTEQTEALLRTLNQLERDVAMRASIELSEPAKPGVDDDPPPTAPAALTVRSTDGKGFRLDVIRSAADGHGGLQRVRWWLKGDALYRAVAEARSQYPLPAPMEGVAVLTQVSAATLRVWETDKGWRSLSGNRQENPLGIEISVTRQTPQGPEKYRQVMGPLD, via the coding sequence ATGAAGCGCCAGCAAGGGTTTACCCTGATCGAAGTGATGGTCGCGATCATGCTCATGGCCATCGTCAGTGTCATTGCCTGGCGCGGACTGGACAGCGTCACCCGTGCCGATGCGCATTTACAGGCCAGTACCGAGCAAACCGAAGCGTTACTGCGCACGCTCAATCAACTGGAGCGCGATGTGGCGATGCGCGCCAGTATTGAGTTGTCGGAGCCGGCGAAACCTGGCGTCGACGATGACCCGCCCCCCACGGCACCGGCGGCCTTGACGGTAAGAAGTACGGACGGCAAAGGCTTTCGCCTGGACGTGATCCGCTCCGCCGCCGATGGCCACGGCGGGCTGCAACGAGTGCGTTGGTGGCTCAAGGGCGACGCCCTTTACCGCGCGGTCGCCGAGGCTCGCAGTCAATACCCGCTGCCAGCACCGATGGAGGGCGTGGCCGTGCTCACCCAGGTCAGCGCAGCGACGTTGCGGGTCTGGGAGACGGACAAGGGCTGGCGCTCGTTGAGTGGTAATCGCCAGGAAAACCCCTTGGGTATCGAGATCAGTGTGACCCGGCAAACACCGCAAGGGCCCGAGAAGTATCGGCAGGTGATGGGCCCGCTGGACTGA
- a CDS encoding LysR family transcriptional regulator has protein sequence MSFIESTGRQGVTDYRSSPMTSEAWLKQAIEIEAEVAQYFMVSARCGCFMQAARSLNVRSTVLRKQLAQLEERLQRSLFSFQGSVLSLSREGQQLHAQLIALAYDHQLPVLEQPMIRVAVAESILHDILGRDLISLLRRNASVRLEIISLDSALSLQAVSADVVVWLGTDHSPHPGPTFATSEPQCLARLDYLPHIAKRYSRVTARPASVDDLADFMLVQWQHDRQIDSLRPWNSLVEQRLAGVVQLQSYELMLEMIRCSACIGLLPGYISRYDRGLIALPGVFREPMRRQVWLAVNAQSVDSAQVQVIAQLIRNTFDERREWFESSAGA, from the coding sequence ATGTCATTTATAGAATCCACAGGACGCCAGGGTGTTACCGATTACCGCTCGTCGCCGATGACCAGCGAAGCCTGGCTGAAGCAGGCGATAGAGATCGAGGCCGAGGTTGCGCAGTATTTTATGGTCAGTGCCCGATGTGGCTGCTTCATGCAGGCCGCGCGCAGCCTCAACGTTCGGTCAACCGTGTTGCGCAAGCAACTGGCGCAACTCGAAGAGCGTTTGCAACGCTCACTGTTCAGCTTCCAGGGCAGCGTCCTGAGCCTCAGCCGTGAAGGGCAGCAGTTGCACGCGCAGTTGATCGCCCTGGCCTACGACCATCAGTTACCCGTGCTCGAACAACCGATGATCCGCGTGGCGGTGGCCGAGTCGATCCTGCATGACATCCTTGGGCGGGACCTGATCTCGTTGCTGCGCCGCAACGCCAGTGTGCGCCTGGAGATCATTTCCCTGGACAGCGCGCTGTCGTTGCAAGCCGTCAGCGCCGACGTGGTGGTCTGGCTGGGCACCGATCATTCACCTCACCCCGGGCCAACTTTCGCCACCAGCGAGCCGCAATGCCTGGCTCGCCTGGACTACCTGCCGCACATCGCCAAACGTTATTCACGGGTCACGGCCCGGCCTGCGAGCGTTGATGACTTGGCGGACTTCATGTTGGTGCAGTGGCAGCATGATCGCCAGATCGATAGCTTGCGGCCGTGGAACAGCCTGGTGGAGCAGCGGCTGGCCGGGGTGGTGCAGTTGCAATCCTATGAGCTGATGCTGGAAATGATCCGTTGCAGCGCTTGCATCGGTCTGCTGCCCGGCTACATCAGCCGCTATGACCGCGGACTCATCGCGTTGCCAGGGGTGTTCCGCGAGCCCATGCGGCGTCAGGTGTGGCTTGCGGTCAATGCTCAGTCCGTGGATTCGGCGCAGGTGCAGGTGATTGCGCAACTGATCCGCAACACTTTTGACGAGCGGCGGGAATGGTTTGAGTCGTCAGCCGGCGCGTGA
- a CDS encoding peptidylprolyl isomerase — protein sequence MKKPGAVVSVAAFAVLGVAVALWLRPGNDPVAAQQPVPSTVSVNGPAVARLGKQQVTAHELSDLLATVAPDVAEQLRGNRAALESWIRSRLAQKAVLEQADAQGWRQRPEVEAQTRAATEQIVFRDYLQSVSQVPADYPSASELQQAYEAGKSGWVTPPMYRVSQIFLAVADSQSLENVRKQALELSKKAQAAPAEFAALASQYSPVGVSDTGLKPLQQLVPEVRGAVSRLKVGAVSDPVQSAAGFHVIKLTEQQPARVATLDELRERLTQALRAQRQEQIAKAYLDGMLNTATLSIDGAQLNKVLEEKP from the coding sequence GTGAAAAAGCCAGGGGCAGTGGTGAGCGTGGCAGCATTTGCCGTGTTAGGGGTGGCTGTTGCGTTGTGGCTCCGGCCGGGCAATGACCCGGTGGCAGCTCAGCAGCCGGTGCCATCGACAGTGAGTGTGAACGGGCCAGCAGTGGCGCGGCTGGGCAAGCAACAGGTCACTGCGCACGAGTTGAGCGACTTGCTCGCCACTGTTGCGCCGGACGTTGCAGAGCAACTGCGCGGCAATCGCGCGGCGCTGGAAAGCTGGATTCGTTCGCGCCTGGCGCAAAAAGCGGTGCTTGAACAGGCCGACGCCCAAGGCTGGCGGCAGCGTCCGGAGGTGGAGGCGCAAACCCGCGCGGCCACCGAGCAGATTGTCTTTCGGGACTACTTGCAGTCGGTCAGCCAAGTGCCGGCCGACTACCCCAGCGCCAGCGAGTTGCAGCAGGCGTATGAGGCGGGCAAGTCGGGTTGGGTGACGCCGCCGATGTACCGCGTCAGTCAGATTTTCCTCGCTGTGGCCGATTCGCAGAGCCTTGAAAACGTGCGCAAGCAGGCATTGGAACTGAGCAAGAAAGCCCAGGCCGCGCCGGCAGAGTTTGCCGCGTTGGCGAGCCAGTATTCACCGGTTGGCGTCAGTGACACCGGCCTGAAACCGTTACAGCAACTGGTGCCCGAGGTACGTGGCGCGGTGTCGCGACTCAAAGTCGGCGCGGTCTCGGACCCGGTGCAGAGTGCGGCGGGTTTCCATGTGATCAAGCTGACCGAGCAACAACCGGCCCGCGTCGCGACCCTGGATGAACTGCGCGAGCGCTTGACCCAGGCTTTGCGTGCCCAGCGTCAGGAACAGATCGCCAAAGCGTACCTGGACGGCATGCTCAATACGGCGACGCTGAGCATTGACGGTGCGCAGTTGAACAAAGTGCTGGAGGAAAAACCTTAG
- a CDS encoding YbjN domain-containing protein — MTQLISHVAPDSLTDVLQAAGYRVNQTEQNGIVQLLSASQGIGYAVRFGNPAPEQGGYVDFTFSCALRVQGALPAGLAELWNASRRFARLSVQGEFLVMEMDVVVAAGVSEEHLKGQLELWDRLLQEFIVYLREYSQNAAQLQAQAETVEAAQEVAAL, encoded by the coding sequence ATGACTCAATTGATCAGCCACGTAGCGCCCGATTCCCTGACTGACGTGCTGCAAGCCGCCGGTTACCGGGTCAATCAGACCGAGCAGAACGGCATCGTGCAATTACTCAGCGCCAGCCAGGGCATCGGTTATGCGGTGCGTTTCGGCAACCCGGCGCCGGAGCAGGGCGGGTACGTCGATTTCACATTCAGTTGCGCCTTGCGCGTGCAGGGCGCATTGCCGGCCGGCCTGGCGGAACTGTGGAACGCTTCGCGGCGGTTTGCCCGGTTGTCGGTGCAGGGTGAGTTTCTGGTGATGGAAATGGACGTAGTAGTGGCCGCCGGGGTAAGTGAAGAACACCTCAAGGGCCAGTTGGAATTGTGGGATCGGCTGCTTCAGGAGTTCATCGTTTACCTGCGCGAGTACAGTCAGAACGCTGCGCAGTTGCAGGCTCAGGCTGAAACCGTCGAGGCGGCGCAAGAGGTCGCAGCGCTGTGA